The following are encoded together in the Tripterygium wilfordii isolate XIE 37 chromosome 18, ASM1340144v1, whole genome shotgun sequence genome:
- the LOC119984465 gene encoding proline--tRNA ligase, cytoplasmic-like isoform X2 — MAGDDAKKSKPKGNASGGGKKKEVKKETGLGLSYKKEENFGEWYSEVVVNAEMIEYYDISGCYILRPWTMAIWEIMQAFFDAEIKKMKIKNCYFPLFVSPGVLEKEKDHIEGFAPEVAWVTKSGKSDLEVPIAIRPTSETVMYPYYSKWIRGHRDLPLKLNQWCNVVRWEFSNPTPFIRSREFLWQEGHTAFATKPEADEEVLQILELYRCIYEEFLAVPIIKGKKSEMEKFAGGLYTTSVEAFIPNTGRGIQGATSHCLGQNFAKMFEINYENEKGEKSMVWQNSWAYSTRTIGVMVMVHGDDKGLVLPPKVASVQVIVIPVPYKDADTKGIFDACAATVESLCGAGIRAEADFRDNYSPGWKYSHWEVKGVPLRIEIGPKDLANNQVRAVRRDNGAKIDISRVNLVEELKDLIDNIQQSLFDAAKQRRDSCIQVVNTWDEFREALNQRKLILAPWCDEEEVEQDVKARTKGEIGAAKTLCSPFDQPELPEGTKCFASEKPAVKWTYWGRSY; from the exons ATGGCCGGCGATGATGCAAAGAAGTCCAAGCCCAAGGGTAATGCAAGCGGCG GAGGGAAAAAGAAGGAGGTGAAGAAAGAGACTGGTCTTGGGCTTTCGTATAAGAAGGAAGAGAACTTTGGAGAGTGGTATTCTGAG GTTGTTGTCAATGCTGAAATGATCGAGTACTATGATATCTCTGGCTGCTATATTCTGAGGCCATGGACGATGGCTATTTGGGAGATCATGCAA GCATTCTTTGAtgctgaaattaaaaaaatgaaaatcaagaacTGCTACTTCCCTCTTTTTGTATCTCCTGGTGTTCTAGAGAAGGAGAAGGATCACATAGAGGGTTTTGCTCCAGAG GTGGCATGGGTGACAAAATCTGGGAAATCTGACTTGGAAGTTCCTATCGCAATTCGCCCAACTAGTGAGACTGTTATGTATCCGTACTATTCTAAGTGGATTAGGGGACACCGTGACTTGCCTTTGAAGCTTAACCAGTGGTGCAATGTTGTTCGATGGGAGTTCAGCAATCCTACACCATTTATCAG GAGCCGAGAGTTTCTTTGGCAGGAAGGTCATACTGCTTTTGCAACAAAGCCTGAGGCAGACGAGGAG GTCTTGCAGATATTGGAATTGTATAGATGTATATATGAGGAGTTCCTGGCAGTTCCTATTATAAAGGGCAAGAAGAGTGAAATGGAGAAGTTTGCTGGTGGCCTGTACACAACAAGTGTTGAG GCATTTATTCCCAACACTGGTCGTGGTATACAAGGTGCAACTTCACATTGTTTGGGCCAAAATTTTGCAAAAATGTTTGAGATAAACTATGAAAATGAAAAGGGGGAGAAGTCTATGGTGTGGCAGAATTCTTGGGCCTATAGTACACGAACG ATTGGGGTGATGGTGATGGTTCATGGGGATGACAAAGGCCTGGTGTTGCCACCTAAAGTTGCATCTGTTCAAGTTATTGTAATTCCAGTTCCTTATAAAGATGCTGATACAAAGGGAATCTTTGATGCCTGTGCTGCTACTGTTGAGAGCTTGTGTGGAGCAGGAATCCGTGCTGAGGCTGATTTCAGGGACAATTACTCACCTGGCTGGAAATATTCGCACTGGGAAGTGAAAGGTGTTCCTTTAAGAATTGAAATCGGCCCGAAAGACTTGGCCAATAACCAG GTACGTGCTGTTCGGCGTGACAATGGAGCCAAAATAGATATAAGTAGGGTCAATTTGGTTGAGGAATTGAAAGACTTGATTGACAATATTCAACAAAGCCTGTTTGATGCTGCAAAACAAAGGCGAGATTCTTGCATCCAAGTCGTAAACACCTGGGATGAATTTAGGGAGGCTCTCAATCAAAGGAAATTGATCTTAGCTCCTTGGTGTGATGAGGAG gaGGTGGAGCAAGATGTAAAGGCACGTACGAAAGGTGAGATTGGAGCAGCTAAGACACTTTGTTCTCCATTTGATCAGCCAGAACTTCCTGAAG GCACAAAATGCTTTGCCTCAGAGAAGCCCGCAGTGAAATGGACATACTGGGGAAGGAGTTACTAG
- the LOC119984465 gene encoding proline--tRNA ligase, cytoplasmic-like isoform X1: MSTRTVQNIRFDLKHLAAGARSGLTRTLRVPTPQSSHVINAKVVTRQCLLLSRVYASLSSSFLRSCSAHSPASFFYCRGKEETAIKASSRLSSIADMAGDDAKKSKPKGNASGGGKKKEVKKETGLGLSYKKEENFGEWYSEVVVNAEMIEYYDISGCYILRPWTMAIWEIMQAFFDAEIKKMKIKNCYFPLFVSPGVLEKEKDHIEGFAPEVAWVTKSGKSDLEVPIAIRPTSETVMYPYYSKWIRGHRDLPLKLNQWCNVVRWEFSNPTPFIRSREFLWQEGHTAFATKPEADEEVLQILELYRCIYEEFLAVPIIKGKKSEMEKFAGGLYTTSVEAFIPNTGRGIQGATSHCLGQNFAKMFEINYENEKGEKSMVWQNSWAYSTRTIGVMVMVHGDDKGLVLPPKVASVQVIVIPVPYKDADTKGIFDACAATVESLCGAGIRAEADFRDNYSPGWKYSHWEVKGVPLRIEIGPKDLANNQVRAVRRDNGAKIDISRVNLVEELKDLIDNIQQSLFDAAKQRRDSCIQVVNTWDEFREALNQRKLILAPWCDEEEVEQDVKARTKGEIGAAKTLCSPFDQPELPEGTKCFASEKPAVKWTYWGRSY, encoded by the exons ATGTCGACCCGGACTGTACAAAATATTCGATTTGATCTCAAGCATCTCGCAGCTGGAGCGAGATCTGGTTTGACCCGCACTCTTCGGGTTCCCACTCCGCAATCAAGCCATGTCATAAATGCAAAAGTCGTTACTCGGCAATGTCTACTTTTGTCTAGGGTTTAtgcttctctctcttcctcgtTTTTGCGTTCTTGCTCCGCTCATTCCCCTGCATCTTTTTTCTACTGTAGAGGGAAGGAAGAGACCGCCATCAAAGCTTCAAGCAGATTG AGTTCCATTGCAGATATGGCCGGCGATGATGCAAAGAAGTCCAAGCCCAAGGGTAATGCAAGCGGCG GAGGGAAAAAGAAGGAGGTGAAGAAAGAGACTGGTCTTGGGCTTTCGTATAAGAAGGAAGAGAACTTTGGAGAGTGGTATTCTGAG GTTGTTGTCAATGCTGAAATGATCGAGTACTATGATATCTCTGGCTGCTATATTCTGAGGCCATGGACGATGGCTATTTGGGAGATCATGCAA GCATTCTTTGAtgctgaaattaaaaaaatgaaaatcaagaacTGCTACTTCCCTCTTTTTGTATCTCCTGGTGTTCTAGAGAAGGAGAAGGATCACATAGAGGGTTTTGCTCCAGAG GTGGCATGGGTGACAAAATCTGGGAAATCTGACTTGGAAGTTCCTATCGCAATTCGCCCAACTAGTGAGACTGTTATGTATCCGTACTATTCTAAGTGGATTAGGGGACACCGTGACTTGCCTTTGAAGCTTAACCAGTGGTGCAATGTTGTTCGATGGGAGTTCAGCAATCCTACACCATTTATCAG GAGCCGAGAGTTTCTTTGGCAGGAAGGTCATACTGCTTTTGCAACAAAGCCTGAGGCAGACGAGGAG GTCTTGCAGATATTGGAATTGTATAGATGTATATATGAGGAGTTCCTGGCAGTTCCTATTATAAAGGGCAAGAAGAGTGAAATGGAGAAGTTTGCTGGTGGCCTGTACACAACAAGTGTTGAG GCATTTATTCCCAACACTGGTCGTGGTATACAAGGTGCAACTTCACATTGTTTGGGCCAAAATTTTGCAAAAATGTTTGAGATAAACTATGAAAATGAAAAGGGGGAGAAGTCTATGGTGTGGCAGAATTCTTGGGCCTATAGTACACGAACG ATTGGGGTGATGGTGATGGTTCATGGGGATGACAAAGGCCTGGTGTTGCCACCTAAAGTTGCATCTGTTCAAGTTATTGTAATTCCAGTTCCTTATAAAGATGCTGATACAAAGGGAATCTTTGATGCCTGTGCTGCTACTGTTGAGAGCTTGTGTGGAGCAGGAATCCGTGCTGAGGCTGATTTCAGGGACAATTACTCACCTGGCTGGAAATATTCGCACTGGGAAGTGAAAGGTGTTCCTTTAAGAATTGAAATCGGCCCGAAAGACTTGGCCAATAACCAG GTACGTGCTGTTCGGCGTGACAATGGAGCCAAAATAGATATAAGTAGGGTCAATTTGGTTGAGGAATTGAAAGACTTGATTGACAATATTCAACAAAGCCTGTTTGATGCTGCAAAACAAAGGCGAGATTCTTGCATCCAAGTCGTAAACACCTGGGATGAATTTAGGGAGGCTCTCAATCAAAGGAAATTGATCTTAGCTCCTTGGTGTGATGAGGAG gaGGTGGAGCAAGATGTAAAGGCACGTACGAAAGGTGAGATTGGAGCAGCTAAGACACTTTGTTCTCCATTTGATCAGCCAGAACTTCCTGAAG GCACAAAATGCTTTGCCTCAGAGAAGCCCGCAGTGAAATGGACATACTGGGGAAGGAGTTACTAG
- the LOC119984702 gene encoding two-pore potassium channel 5 isoform X2 produces MENEPFLATQTGPSTQLEPILQGPFALPQSLSAPILFPEIEFVHEHEHEHEHLRPQTPKQPQSRSSFNSGGAPVMTRMKKPGSLRRSKTAPAMVVLQDVKTEDSRDPKPQSESGSIVRQSFFLLAIYLIIGVCIYALNTDNFSGVETHPVVDALYFCIVTMCTIGYGDITPLTPSTKLFACVFVLVGFGFIDILLSGLVNYALDMQESMILTGIQMSTKAHHGFSATNYIVDVEKGRMRIRLKVGLALGSVVLCIGIGTLVLCFLEDLNWIDSVYLSVMSVTTVGYGDRAFNTLTGRLFAGPWLLFSTLAVARAFLYLAEARIDKRQRRIAKWVLDREITVEDLLKADINNTGFLRF; encoded by the exons ATGGAAAATGAGCCTTTTCTCGCCACCCAAACAGGACCAAGCACTCAACTGGAGCCCATCCTCCAGGGTCCATTCGCACTTCCTCAGTCCCTGTCCGCTCCAATCCTCTTCCCGGAAATCGAATTCGTTCATGAGCATGAACATGAACATGAACATCTTCGTCCACAGACACCCAAACAGCCTCAGAGTCGGTCCTCTTTTAATTCCGGTGGTGCCCCGGTTATGACCCGCATGAAGAAGCCGGGTTCTCTCCGCCGTTCCAAGACCGCTCCAGCTATGGTCGTCCTTCAGGACGTGAAAACGGAAGATTCCCGAGACCCCAAGCCGCAGTCCGAATCCGGTTCTATTGTTAGACAATCGTTTTTCTTGCTCGCAATTTATCTTATTATTGGTGTTTGTATATATGCTTTAAATACGGATAATTTCTCGGGTGTGGAGACCCACCCGGTTGTTGATGCTCTCTACTTTTGTATAGTCACTATGTGCACAATTGGGTACGGCGATATCACTCCATTGACGCCGAGCACGAAATTGTTCGCTTGTGTGTTTGTCTTGGTGGGTTTTGGgtttattgatattttgttaaGTGGGCTGGTGAATTATGCGCTTGATATGCAAGAGAGCATGATTTTGACTGGAATACAAATGAGTACCAAAGCCCACCATGGATTTTCTGCTACAAATTACATTGTGGATGTTGAGAAAGGAAGGATGAGGATAAGATTGAAGGTGGGTTTGGCACTCGGTTCTGTGGTTTTGTGTATTGGAATAGGAACTCTGGTGCTGTGTTTTTTGGAGGATTTGAATTGGATTGATTCGGTTTACTTGTCAGTCATGTCTGTTACAACAGTTGGGTACGGAGACAGAGCCTTCAATACCCTAACAGGGAGGCTATTTGCAGGGCCTTGGCTTCTGTTTTCGACACTGGCGGTGGCACGGGCATTCCTGTATTTGGCTGAGGCCAGGATTGATAAGCGGCAAAGAAGAATTGCTAAGTGGGTGTTGGATAGGGAAATCACTGTTGAGGATTTGCTTAAGGCAGATATCAATAACACAGGTTTTCTCAG GTTTTAG
- the LOC119984702 gene encoding two-pore potassium channel 5 isoform X1, with protein MENEPFLATQTGPSTQLEPILQGPFALPQSLSAPILFPEIEFVHEHEHEHEHLRPQTPKQPQSRSSFNSGGAPVMTRMKKPGSLRRSKTAPAMVVLQDVKTEDSRDPKPQSESGSIVRQSFFLLAIYLIIGVCIYALNTDNFSGVETHPVVDALYFCIVTMCTIGYGDITPLTPSTKLFACVFVLVGFGFIDILLSGLVNYALDMQESMILTGIQMSTKAHHGFSATNYIVDVEKGRMRIRLKVGLALGSVVLCIGIGTLVLCFLEDLNWIDSVYLSVMSVTTVGYGDRAFNTLTGRLFAGPWLLFSTLAVARAFLYLAEARIDKRQRRIAKWVLDREITVEDLLKADINNTGFLSKSEYVIFKLKEMGKIGEKDILQVCNQFNKLDPNNSGKITLADLLASRT; from the exons ATGGAAAATGAGCCTTTTCTCGCCACCCAAACAGGACCAAGCACTCAACTGGAGCCCATCCTCCAGGGTCCATTCGCACTTCCTCAGTCCCTGTCCGCTCCAATCCTCTTCCCGGAAATCGAATTCGTTCATGAGCATGAACATGAACATGAACATCTTCGTCCACAGACACCCAAACAGCCTCAGAGTCGGTCCTCTTTTAATTCCGGTGGTGCCCCGGTTATGACCCGCATGAAGAAGCCGGGTTCTCTCCGCCGTTCCAAGACCGCTCCAGCTATGGTCGTCCTTCAGGACGTGAAAACGGAAGATTCCCGAGACCCCAAGCCGCAGTCCGAATCCGGTTCTATTGTTAGACAATCGTTTTTCTTGCTCGCAATTTATCTTATTATTGGTGTTTGTATATATGCTTTAAATACGGATAATTTCTCGGGTGTGGAGACCCACCCGGTTGTTGATGCTCTCTACTTTTGTATAGTCACTATGTGCACAATTGGGTACGGCGATATCACTCCATTGACGCCGAGCACGAAATTGTTCGCTTGTGTGTTTGTCTTGGTGGGTTTTGGgtttattgatattttgttaaGTGGGCTGGTGAATTATGCGCTTGATATGCAAGAGAGCATGATTTTGACTGGAATACAAATGAGTACCAAAGCCCACCATGGATTTTCTGCTACAAATTACATTGTGGATGTTGAGAAAGGAAGGATGAGGATAAGATTGAAGGTGGGTTTGGCACTCGGTTCTGTGGTTTTGTGTATTGGAATAGGAACTCTGGTGCTGTGTTTTTTGGAGGATTTGAATTGGATTGATTCGGTTTACTTGTCAGTCATGTCTGTTACAACAGTTGGGTACGGAGACAGAGCCTTCAATACCCTAACAGGGAGGCTATTTGCAGGGCCTTGGCTTCTGTTTTCGACACTGGCGGTGGCACGGGCATTCCTGTATTTGGCTGAGGCCAGGATTGATAAGCGGCAAAGAAGAATTGCTAAGTGGGTGTTGGATAGGGAAATCACTGTTGAGGATTTGCTTAAGGCAGATATCAATAACACAGGTTTTCTCAG TAAGTCGGAATATGTGATCTTCAAGCTTAAAGAGATGGGAAAAATTGGGGAGAAAGATATATTGCAGGTCTGCAACCAGTTCAACAAACTCGACCCCAACAACTCTGGGAAGATAACATTGGCTGATCTTTTGGCAAGCCGCACATGA
- the LOC119984701 gene encoding uncharacterized protein LOC119984701, giving the protein MAMAMQLLVPYFLVSVFVLGISGARGEQYISAVGDPGMKRDGLRVGFEAWNFCNEVGLEAPGMGSPRAADCLNFHLQHSDKSFLEHKVTEADNKLGVGKPFPGLNPNDTGNADLYAAQKKLYLGSLCEVEDIPNPWQFWMVMLKNGNFDTRSGLCPENGKKVPPFNPGSLPCFGEGCMNQPILYHHRTKLFNDVTLRGGFNGTYDLDADIENGLEGISFYEVIWEKKVGVGSWVFNHKLKTSKKYPWLMLYLRADATNGFSGGYHYDTRGMLKILPESPNFKVRMSLDVKKGGGPKSQFYMIDIGSCWKNNGAPCDGDVLTDVTRYSEMIINPETPAWCSPTSIGNCPPYHSTPNDTKIYRNETANFPYGAYHYYCAPGNAEYLENPVSTCDPYSNPQAQEIVQLLPHPIWADYGYPTKQGDGWVGDARTWELDVGGLSSRLYFYQDPGTAPARRIWTSIDMGTEIFVSDMDEVAEWTLSDFDVLLT; this is encoded by the exons aTGGCAATGGCAATGCAGTTGCTTGTCCCATATTTCTTGGTAAGTGTGTTTGTGTTGGGGATTTCTGGTGCAAGAGGAGAACAGTATATATCTGCCGTTGGGGACCCTGGAATGAAGAGAGATGGATTGAGAGTCGGGTTTGAAGCTTGGAACTTCTGCAATGAAGTTGGACTAGAAGCTCCTGGAATGGGAAGCCCAAGGGCCGCAGATTGCCTTAATTTCCATCTCCAACACAGTGATA AATCTTTTCTGGAACACAAGGTAACAGAAGCTGATAATAAACTTGGGGTGGGGAAACCATTCCCTGGATTGAACCCAAATGACACTGGCAATGCAGATCTTTATGCAGCACAGAAGAAGCTGTATCTGGGTTCTTTGTGTGAAGTTGAAGACATACCAAATCCATGGCAATTTTGGATGGTAATGCTCAAAAATGGAAATTTTGACACTAGGTCTGGGTTGTGTCCTGAAAATGGTAAGAAGGTACCACCTTTTAATCCAGGTAGCTTACCTTGCTTTGGAGAGGGGTGTATGAATCAACCCATTTTGTATCATCATCGGACGAAGCTATTCAATGATGTTACACTGAGGGGAGGTTTCAATGGGACATATGATTTGGATGCTGATATAGAGAATGGACTTGAAGGGATCTCCTTCTATGAGGTGATTTGGGAGAAGAAAGTTGGTGTTGGGAGTTGGGTTTTCAATCATAAGCTCAAGACCTCAAAGAAATACCCATGGTTGATGCTCTATCTTAGAGCTGATGCTACCAATGGATTCTCTGGAGGATATCACTATGACACAAGAGGCATGCTCAAAATT CTTCCAGAGTCACCTAATTTCAAGGTCCGAATGAGTTTGGATGTCAAAAAAGGTGGAGGACCAAAGAGCCAGTTCTATATGATAGACATCGGCAGCTGCTGGAAAAACAATGGTGCTCCATGTGATGGAGATGTGCTAACCGACGTAACCAGATACAGCGAGATGATTATCAATCCTGAAACTCCAGCATGGTGCAGCCCCACAAGCATTGGCAACTGTCCACCGTACCACAGTACACCAAACGACACAAAGATTTACAGGAACGAAACTGCCAACTTCCCATATGGTGCATATCACTATTATTGCGCTCCAGGGAATGCTGAATATCTGGAAAACCCTGTTAGCACTTGTGATCCTTACAGCAATCCTCAGGCACAAGAGATAGTTCAGTTGCTGCCTCATCCGATATGGGCCGACTATGGCTATCCAACCAAACAAGGGGATGGTTGGGTTGGGGATGCAAGAACTTGGGAGCTTGATGTTGGTGGGTTATCCAGTAGACTCTACTTCTATCAG GATCCTGGTACTGCTCCTGCAAGAAGAATATGGACATCCATTGATATGGGTACTGAAATTTTTGTTAGTGACATGGATGAAGTAGCAGAATGGACCTTAAGCGATTTTGATGTTCTTCTGACATAA
- the LOC119984031 gene encoding protein RADIALIS-like 3 has product MVSEMELFPNVLCGWSWEENKLFELALAVVDEQDPDRWEVVASMVGGEKSAEDMQKHYVILLKDLQCIESGQFDHQIGEAEAQSCTLHVDCLQSVCWTDEDQNSLVELTIN; this is encoded by the exons ATGGTTAGTGAGATGGagttgtttccaaacgttctttGTGGGTGGAGTTGGGAAGAGAACAAGCTGTTTGAGCTGGCTTTGGCAGTGGTTGATGAACAAGACCCAGATCGATGGGAAGTTGTTGCATCCATGGTTGGAGGGGAGAAGAGTGCAGAGGATATGCAGAAACATTATGTGATTCTTCTCAAGGATTTGCAGTGTATAGAGTCTGGTCAATTTGATCATCAGATTGGAGAAGCTGAAGCTCAGTCTTGTACTCTTCATGTTGACTGTCTCCAATCAGTATGTTGGACTGATGAAGATCAAAA TTCACTGGTAGAGTTGACCATAAATTGA